TGGATTATTTTAGTTAAAATGGCATAACTGAGAAGCCTCTGGTACTGAGTTTTGGGAGAGATGATCTGTTTGAATTTCTTCCTATTCTGAGTTGGAGTAGCCCTCTCCCTTGTGAGGGACATTACTGctccctttaccttttttccaGATTGCTTTCCTATTTAAATGAAGGTTCTTCTAGTTAACTGGTGTTACAGTTAAAGAAATCACTCAAGTGTCACCTTTGGTAAAGTGAACTCAGTTTAAGATTAAGAAACTGGTTTCAAACTGACCCTTTGGCCTCTGGAGCAAATTCAAATGTAactttcccccatcccccttctCTTCCAGATTAATTAAAAGAAGAATGAACAGCAGTTCTTGAAAATAACTGggcaatttttctttaaatcatctTTAATTGTAGAAGTTCAAGTGGAGTCAGAGGCTCTTATTGGTGGGAGAATTTATACAAGCCTTCAGTTTGTCAACACAGACCAACAGATCATCACTTTtagagaagatattttttttccttttttggggtCTCTGTGCCAAAAATTAAATTTGGGTGcatcatttttatgtgtttgtgtctAGGTTTTATGTGCAAGTAATCTTACGAACTTTCCACTTGCTTTGTTAAAAGCAAACCAAACCATTGCATCGAACCTGGAAACCTTGAGAGAACTGGtaactttattttaatacatatttctgaagaatttaaaaaaaaacgaaGGCTTCCTCAGAGGTGTGCCTCTTAAAATTCTCTTATCAGAGACAAATTTTATAGCATTTGCAGTGAAATTAACTAGAGTATAAGCGTAGAACCAAAACAGCTGCAAAACCTGTTGAGTAATTTAGGATCTCTCTttggaaatttaaattttctatgaGTTACCatagaaattttatgtaacttaCCATACATAAGTTACCATACATATTGGTATACATTACTCTTTTCCAAATACGCAGCTAAATAACAATGCAAGTGTCAGACTCACTTATTTAACACAATAGTTTTTACCAATGGAAAACCTACACACAAATTTCTCCTTGGTTCAAggctcaaataaaaaaatgaatgggatGGGAGGTGATGGCAGCCCTCCAGTGAAAAAAAGGATGACAGAcattcatgcaaatggaaaaatgttGATAAACAAGATGCCAACAGTAAAGAAGGAACACTTGGATGACTATGAAGCGCCGATGGAAACTGATGGAGAGCATGTCAAGCAAACCTGTACCTCGATGCCTGAACCTCTTCATTTAAATCCCAGTTTGAAACATACTTTGGCGCAATTCCATTTAAGCAGTCAGAGCTCTCTGGGTGGACCAGCAGCATTTTCCGCTCGGTATTCCCAAGAAAACATGTCACCTGTATTTCTGCCTCTTCCATCTCCTCAGGTTCTTCCTGGTCCACTGCTCATCCCTTCTGATAGCTCCACAGAACTCACCCAGACTGTGTTGGAAGGGGAGTCTATTTCTTGTTTTCAGGTTGGAGGAGAAAAGAGACTCTGTTTGCCCCAAGTCTTAAATTCTGTTCTCCGAGAATTTTCACTCCAGCAAATAAATACAGTGTGTGACGAATTGTACATTTATTGTTCAAGATGTACTTCAGACCAACTTCATATCTTAAAGGTCCTGGGAATACTTCCATTCAATGCCCCATCCTGTGGGCTGATTACATTAACTGATGCACAGAGACTATGTAATGCTTTATTGCGGCCACGCACTTTTCCTCAAAATGGTAGCATACTTCCTGCTAAAAACTCATTGGCTCAGTTAAAGGAAACTGGCAGTGCCTTTGAAGTGGAACATGAATGCTTGGGCAAATGTCAGGGTCTGTTTGCACCCCAGTTTTATGTTCAGCCTGATGCTCCGTGCATTCAGTGTCTGGAGTGCTGTGGAATGTTTGCGCCCCAGACTTTTGTGATGCATTCCCACAGATCACCTGACAAAAGGACTTGCCACTGGGGCTTTGAATCAGCCAAATGGCATTGCTATCTTCACGTGAACCAAAAATACTTAGGAACACctgaagaaaagaaactgaagatagttttagaagaaatgaaggagaagtttAGCatgagaaatggaaagagaactcAATCTAaggcaagttttttttaaaaaacagcaatttTGAGTAACAATAATAGTTTACTTTGAGATCAAAAGTTTATAATGTGTTAAGGAACTGTTATGGCTCAtgtgagaagaaaatatacagatgtaCTTAATATGTTTATATCACACATTTTAGGCTATAAAAGTGCTTTCCTATGTGTGTGCTCATTTGAGCTTCCAAACAACCTAGTGAGAAGATTaagattattcccattttacagatacagagactgaggctcagagataaaGTGGTTTTCTTGAGATTATATAGCCAGGGAGTAGAGGGTTTGGGGCTTCTTTCTCCAGTGATGTCTTATCTTTTTCACATACCCTGCTTTTTGATGACTAAATCTGTTGTTTCCCTAGgattcaaagcaatttacactTTGATGTTCTCCATTTGCAAATGGTGTAATAGCTAGTCAAAACAGTTCTGGAGATGGGCTCTAAGCAGTGTTTTTCAATTGTATGTCTAGGATTTTGACATTGCTTATAAATGTGGGTACTCAGGCTTGATCAGAAATGGGAAACAAATGGAAGTGAAAGATTTGTGATTCTAGTaaccaaacaaaattttttttgaagaaaataattaaaaattatcacagctaaataaataaactatattagACTAAATGTTAACATGAAAATCTGTCAGGAAAGAGATCTTAAACTTATTTATCCCACTGCATTATCTGGTAGGCTGAACTAATATGTTTGTTCTAAGGGTTTGAATGCTTGGGTAATACGATTTGGGTTACTAAATATTTGGTTTGTtggtatgattttt
The sequence above is a segment of the Phyllostomus discolor isolate MPI-MPIP mPhyDis1 chromosome 2, mPhyDis1.pri.v3, whole genome shotgun sequence genome. Coding sequences within it:
- the SKIL gene encoding ski-like protein; translated protein: MENLHTNFSLVQGSNKKMNGMGGDGSPPVKKRMTDIHANGKMLINKMPTVKKEHLDDYEAPMETDGEHVKQTCTSMPEPLHLNPSLKHTLAQFHLSSQSSLGGPAAFSARYSQENMSPVFLPLPSPQVLPGPLLIPSDSSTELTQTVLEGESISCFQVGGEKRLCLPQVLNSVLREFSLQQINTVCDELYIYCSRCTSDQLHILKVLGILPFNAPSCGLITLTDAQRLCNALLRPRTFPQNGSILPAKNSLAQLKETGSAFEVEHECLGKCQGLFAPQFYVQPDAPCIQCLECCGMFAPQTFVMHSHRSPDKRTCHWGFESAKWHCYLHVNQKYLGTPEEKKLKIVLEEMKEKFSMRNGKRTQSKIDSPSGMELPSWYPVIKQESDHVSQTHAFLHPSYYLYMCDKVVAPNVSLTSAVSQPKEVTKTEASRSIPRQSEKPHSSGKHHKTVSYPDVSLEEQEKMDLKTSRELCNRLDPSISNNSVSKKKPESTTCNSIRDTTKVGIDHDAAASSSSPLPVRDVICEDDKGKIMEEVMKTYVKQQEKLNSILQKKQQLEMEVEMLSSSKAMKELTEEQQNLQKELESLQNEHAQRMEEFCVEQKDLEKKLEQVMKQKCTCDSNLEKDKEAEYAAQLAELRQRLDHAEADRQELQDELRQEREARQKLEMMIKELKLQILKSKTAKV